The segment GGTAGCTTGTATTGTTTTTGAGAGTCTCTTAATGTGATTATCAAACGTCAGTTGGGGGTTAAGGACCAACCCAAGATATGTAAATTCTGTTGCagattgtatgtttttattttgcaaatgtATTTGGAAACTttgttgtatgttttgttttccaataGAAAAACACATTGATACCTTCTTAGTTAAGTTCAGCACCAACTGATTTTGAATGAGCCACTCACTCACCTCAGCCATACTAAAGGACAAAATTTCCACTGCCTGCTCCGGAAACTTGGTGGGTGCATAAAAAACTGCAttgtagggctgcaactaatgactgtTCTGATAGTGGACTAGTCATCGGCTATTAAAAGGACTTGTcaaccaatcggattatgtatcttataattattaaatggctcttatttcactttcagcttttaaatcttgcatgagtTTGTTTAAAAGATGTGCTAATTAAAAAGATGAGATGGACACTTCattcaaaaatacatttttattgaacTTATTACCCTAGTACTGATAACTTTGCTGCTGTagtttccccactgtgggacaaagGATTATCTTAACAGAAGAAGTAAATACAAACTAAatatccatttaaaaaaatgcaaattagcagcagaaaacagcaaataagcttgaatttttatttttaaaaaaagtgcattttgtGCAGTACATTGAGTGGCATATACTGTGTCTGTTGAAAGTAATTACAAGACGATATGTCAATCTGACCATTCATTCATGCTAAGGAAAGTCAACATCTCCACGTGGTCTTGGGTCAGACTAGCTCTCTTCTTAGAGCAGATATTCCCAGCTGCAGAGAAGATTTGCTGATGGGGTAGATGTTGCCAGATTTGACAGTGTGGGAAAACGCCACTCATTTTCCTTCCACCATCTAAGAGGGTCTTCCTTTTTGGATATTACTGGCTCTGTGAAGAACATCTGAAACATCTTtttgtcctcttgggtttcctcctcttcctcactcagATTGTCTGTGTCAGACTTAAGCAGGTTTGCCAGTGCTGAGGTGTCACCTGGAACACTCACCCTCTTCTGCTGCAGCTCAGGGTCGCAGCCATCATGTATTCCAGTCTTCTCCTTTGCTTCTTTGATAAAAAGAACTTCAGCTGTTCGTTTCAACCTTGTGTCATCTTCAGCTGCCATAAAATTCTTGGGTCTATGGCAGCTGCAAGAACACGTGAGCTGGGTCTGTCTGCTGAGTGTGTTCAGATTCCCCAATCTCtcctttacttctttttctgcaCTAGACAGAAAGGCTTTTcctaagactatagaagatgatcttgcacgctggaaatctctaccaAATTCACTCATGGGGAGTGTTCCCACtctaaaaatgatggttctacccaaaatcaactatttgttttctatgattcctatgaaacccccctctacGTGGTTTAAATcactagaatcacacatctcccaatttctctggaaaaataaacctccccggatcagtttaaaaactttacagaagtcGAAAGACAGGGGAGGATGAgacctgcctaactttcaaaattacttcctagctaataggtTGTATTATGTCCTAAAATGACtttgacagcctggtgggaatttctcaaaaaacccaactcctcaataataccatcCGTAGGGACGAaaggggggggtggggggttgggggggggggggggggggtgtaggAGGAAGGGGGTGGCAggggtcctggtgggcagtgggggggATTAGGGCTCATGGGTGATGAAGTTTGCTCTCCTCCTCGCTCTCTCCCCTTTCGCCGGGGTCTCCTTCGGGGTGGGTGGGGGCGCTTTGCCTTAGGTCCgaccaggatatgtgtgtgcaacctggggctctctggtcccctggtgtggtggcgtgggctgccgggtgtgggtgggcgtccggggcACTGGTGCGTTGGGCTCTTGGCcgggctgggcctttgcccttcTGCCCTTGGGTAGTCCTGTGGAGGAGGAGGCacctacagcggccagctgaggagttggctgcATGGGAGAGAGATTGTgcctccccgagcccctctcctcccccaccaccccacatcatacacaccacacacGGGGGATGGGACCTGCGGAAATGTtgttgtccctggggtgcctagccttggtgttggttTAGCGTGGCTGGCGgcggttttgcctggggcggttgggccccgtcgggttcctgggctGGGCTCAgttggggggaatgggtggcccttgggcctgtggggtgcctcCCATCCGTGCGGGCCATGCCGCAGCGCTCGGcacccgctgggcctgctcaccgtcGCCCTGTGCTGCCCGGTGTCCCTGCCCCGTTGCGCTGGGGGCCtccggtctggggacccctctgctctggtctgagtgggccactttcctgggcttggtgctctgtggacctgttGGGcttttggggcctcgggctccccccgtcccccactGATGCTTAGGGGTGCGGCTTGAccacggcccccttgcaagcacacatttcttcctcgttgcatggccacacacgcaTGTTCATGCGTGCATGCttacaaacgtgctcgtctctccatctgcttctgactagatgttgctgatatTTGTGTGTTGGTATGTTTGATAactactttttcatatcatcattatcctattttctttatgtatcatgtagtactgtggtagcttatatatatatatatatatatagaccaccattctgtatgttaggatgctggacaggaccgggtagaaaaaaaaaaaggcttttccTGGGCTCCTTCTAAATGAATTCGCTCCATGGACTGTTGCAGCCCTTTGACCATCTGTGGAAGACATGAAGCAGGAGCGTACTCCTGTCCACTGAGGTAAATGGTAGCACATTCAAATGGCTTCAATCCTTGCACCAGCTTCTTAAGCAGCACCCACTGATCTGGCTTTAAGTCAAAGTAATGCTTACCTCTGTGAGTTACCTCAGGATCTGATAAAGTTGCAGTAACTGGCCAGCACTGTTTCAGGAGCCTCTTTACCATATAGTAtgtactttttcttctttaatttagTATTAGCCAGCTCACTTCTCCTGAAGTGTTCCACAAGGTTTTTTGCAGCACCAACTGCTTTGCTGGTGCTGGGATCTTTGAGGGCACTATTGACTATGAGCTAGAGGATGTGCCCAGTACAGTGGACTGAAGCCCAACCATGTTTTTCTTCCAGTATTCGCATTGCTGCCACCATGTTGGACCTATTGTCATGAACAACTGTTTTAATAATGTTCGGTAATATGGCAAATTTCCCTATCACCTCCTCCATCCATGTTACGATGTTGGCAACAACATGCCTCTCCTCCAGAGGCATGGTGGTGAGATTGAAAGTCTTCATTTGCCAATCTTTGGTGATGAAATGGCAGGACACTCCGAGCTATGACTCTGTGGCATTGCTGTATAATACTGTATGATTGGTGTGTCTGTGCACACTAAACATTTACCTTCAGGAGTGCAGTCTCATATTTTTTCTCCATCAGTTAGGTGAAATGGGTTCTGGATGGCAGAATGCACTCTAGGTTGAAATGGCGAATCATTTCTTGAAACCCTTCACAATCAACCATGGAGAGTGGCCTCATGTCATTAGGTTTAATACTGAATTGGCGAGGGCAGTCGCCTGCTGTGGAGTGCACGTCTGTTTCTTTTGCAGAAAGCCATCTACAGTACTACCGCTTTGCTTTGGCCTGTATAAATTTGATTAAGGATGCTTTTGTCACATACAGGGAAACTTTCAGCTTTTAAGCTAAAATATGACTTAGCAATATATGTGTAAGCCAGTTTTTGTTACTGATTCTAAAATCATGCATGCAGAGTTGTTCCTGTCTGCTACAACCAATTCATCCtcaagtccgacgtgcctcctcttcaAGTGTTCatgcattgcagacgtacttccatgGGATGCAAGGTCAGTTTTACAAATCTTACATgtacataatttattttgtatgttgAGTTTGAAGTGGTCCCAAACTTTCAAGGTCCTCTGCCACCGTTTTATTGCCTGGTctgccaccatatttttccatataaatatatatatatatatatatgtatatgtgtgtacatgtgtctgtgtgtgtgtgtgtgtgtgtctgtgtatgtgtagATAGATAGCCATCCAACTCATTGCAGGTTGACTGAATTGATGTTGTGTTCCTCAAAGAGCTGTCAAAAATCTTAACTAAGCTTTTGACTGGCTTCTCTGTGATCATTGGGATGACTGTGCCTGTGATGTGAAACCTGAACTTGTCCTCCACCTTTCTTTTCCTCAACACCATAGATCTAGATTTAGTAGGTTTGAAACACATCCGGGCCCACTCTGACTCTGATGTGAATGTAGGGTCATCCATGAATGCACTGACTGGCCCTTCCTGCATCTCACCAGGTTGAATGCTTGTGCATTTTTGTTGCTTCTTCTACCACTTAAACACTTCATTTTTGCTCTGTCGATCTTCAAGCCATGTATGTTCTTGCAGACTTTACGACATGTTCACCTTATGATCATAGCCGTTTGTCCACTGCCTGTGTCTGTTGCCATTAGGTCCATCCACTGGGGTACTGCTGTTGTGTTCATGGTTTGACAAAGTCTCTGTTAAATCTTCAGTAGGACAGACCACCCATGAGAATGAAATTTGGAGACTGAAAAAGCTGATAATCTACTCCACactaaaaaatgactgaaatgtttaACAGCTAAAACTGTGTATTTCTGATTGCACATCTAAGCTGTCTGCTTTTGTTATGGAGCCCAGCTGCCTCTGTCAGTGTGGTTTATTTGAGTCGGTGTAAGATCTATATCACTTCTGAACTGTCCTCACCTCACGGCAGGGACCGGCACTCATATTCTTGTGATTTTGCAAGTTCATTATATCTAATTTGTGACTGTTTTAGTTGTATTGGCTTTATggttaataacattttttggaGACGAGAAAAGAAtctgaatgtatttttattagAGAGTGGATACATGAGAATGAGATGACATTTTTCTCAAAGACATGGACTAATGTGACAGGAAGTGCAACACCTTCAAGATGCAGAGTCTATTTTCTCTGATAACCAATCAGACATACCTACCAGTGTGACATATAGTACCATGGCCACATTAAATCTCCTCCTACAGTCATTGAAATACCAGTAAGTTCCATAACAAGTGACAGTGTCAAGATGATGGTGTTGTGGGTTACACTGCTCATTCTTCATCAAGGATGTGAGTTTTGTTATTCTACATGAGGATATTCTCAGTAGATTTGTTGAGATTCTGTCTTGCATAGTATGTTTTCTTTCAATTCAGATGCTGTAATTCCAGTGATGCCAGTTCAACTTGGTGGATCTGCAAGTTTCACATGTGATCTGCCGGGCACTAAAATGAGCCGTAGAGAAGTCTACTGGTACAAGCAGAGTCAAGGGGATACTCTAAAGCTGATTGTAAAAGTGACTCGATTGCAACAGAAACCATCCACTTCTAAGTTTGCACCAGAGTTTTCTGACTCAGGAATTAAAGTTCAAGATGAAACAACTTTTATCAGGCTGACCATCCCGAGGACAACCCAAGAAGATGAAGGAATCTATCACTGTGCGATCATGGATTGGGCCTCAGATATTAGATGGAGTGGGACGTATTTGATGGTCAAAGGTAAACAATGCGatttactttaatattttaaatgacatgtttttatttacacatttcaaTAATATTTAGTAATTTAGTAGATGTGTTTATTCACAGAATAGTAAGGAGAACAATTGAATAATCTACGGTGAGAAATCCTGGCATCTCTAGCGTAATCTAGATTTgccaacattttaaaattaaagaatACATTTAAAGCAAGACAAGAAGTACAAAGTGAAATTTAGGTTAGGTTCGTTATAGTTATTAtaaaattatgttgttttttttaggagaTAAGCGCACAAATTCCAATATTGTGCAGTTGCTTCAGTCActgattaaaatacatttaggtttttaaaatgctatttcattattctttttaaaatttcgtTCATCATTTCATTCTATTTCATAACAAATATGGCTTTCAGAACGTTTTTCTGGTATGAGTATTGCACTGGATATAACTTTTCAAGTTGCATTTGATGCTTTCAGTGTCTCTCAAACTGTGTTGAGTTCTATTCTGTTCACTCGTTTATATTGCACAGGAAACACGGCAAAGACATTAAACTACAGAGTTGTCCAGCAGCTGACTGCATCAGATCCAGGGAACCCTGAGACTCTGCAATGTTCAGTTCTCTCTGACTCTGATGATTGGACGTGTCCAGAAGATCTCAAATTGTTGTGGTTCAGATCTGGATCAGATAATTCTCATCCACAGATCATCTACACT is part of the Melanotaenia boesemani isolate fMelBoe1 chromosome 7, fMelBoe1.pri, whole genome shotgun sequence genome and harbors:
- the LOC121642771 gene encoding uncharacterized protein LOC121642771, whose amino-acid sequence is MMVLWVTLLILHQGYAVIPVMPVQLGGSASFTCDLPGTKMSRREVYWYKQSQGDTLKLIVKVTRLQQKPSTSKFAPEFSDSGIKVQDETTFIRLTIPRTTQEDEGIYHCAIMDWASDIRWSGTYLMVKGNTAKTLNYRVVQQLTASDPGNPETLQCSVLSDSDDWTCPEDLKLLWFRSGSDNSHPQIIYTDGNRPDDCEKRSDAQRSCNYNFSRKVTSSDDGMYYCAVATCGKIVFGNGTVLGKEQRKGSEYFFLVITGSCLVISIIINIVFICYRTPRPACEQFEDN